Genomic window (Melioribacteraceae bacterium):
TTCCAAAAAGGGAGAGAATTATAAAAATTAGGATAAATATAAAAACTCCAGGGAACCCACCATCTTCTTCCTTTGATTTCTTTTTTATTTTATACTCACCCTGTGTTGCTAAAATTATGGCATTTAGACCAGCAGCAATTCCTGCATAATAATTATTTTCTCTGAAATGGGGGCGGACTTCATTTCTTAAAATTGAATTTGCCAATGCATCGGGGAGAGCTCCCTCTAATCCATATCCGACCTCAATTCTCATTTTGCGGTCATTTTTAGCTACAAAAAATAAAACCCCATTGTTATTAGCTTTGGAACCAATATTATTTTTTACCGCAGTTTCGTAGGTAAACATTTCTAGTGAATAGTCATTTAATGAACTAATCATTAAAAACACAACCTGGTTAGAAGTGGAGTCATCAAAAGTTTTTAGTGATGAATTAATATTTGAAATTTCTCCACTATTTAATGTGCCAGTAAAATCATTTGCGTATTGTTTAAGAGTAGGAATTTCAACCTGCGCAAATTGAATTGTAGCGACAAAAAAAAGAATAAAGAATTTTTTCATGATTATACTCTGCACTCGATACTCTCCACTTACTAAAACTGAACTTTTGGGGCTGTATCTGAACCCTCTTGAGCTTTGAAATATTGCTTCTCATTAAATCCGCTGAAGTTTGCAATTATAACTGCCGGAAACTTTTTGATAACAGTATTATATTGTTGAACGGACTCATTAAATTTCATTCTCTCTACCGTAATGCGATTTTCCGTTCCTTCCAACTGCTGCTGTAGCTGTAAGAAATTTTCATTTGCTTTAAGTTGGGGATAATTCTCTGATACGACAAGCAGTCTCGATAGAGCACTACTCAATCCATCTTGCGCTTGTTGAAATTTCTGGAATGCCTGAGGATCACTTAATTGATCGGCACTTAACTTAATTTGACCAACTTTTGCTCTTGCTTCGGTAACGGCCGTAAAAGTTTCTTTTTCAAAATCGGCTACTCCTTTCACAGTAGCAACCAAATTTGGAATTAAATCAGCGCGACGCTGATAAACATTTTCAACCTGACTCCAGGATTTATTTACATTTTCATTTAATCCAACTAGATTGTTATAGATACCAACACCCCAGCTAATTATAATAATGGCGATTACAACAACAACACCGAAAATTCCTAAACCAATTAGTAATCCTTTTTTCATTGTGCCTCCAAGTTATAAACTTAATAATGTTACTTAATTTGTTAAACTTCTCATTGGAGCCGGTATTTTACCACCCCGACCAACAAAATTAGCACTACTTAAACTTCTTATTTCCATTATTGGAGCCTTACCTAATAAACCTCCGTAATCAACAAAATCTCCAACTTTTTTCCCATAGGCAGGGATAATCCTCACAGCTGTAGTTTTATCATTAATAATTCCAATAGCGGCTTCATCCGCAATAATTCCCGCGATTGTTGAATCTGGAGTATCGCCTGGAACGGCAATCATATCTAATCCAACCGAACAAACGGCAGTCATAGCTTCCAATTTTTCTAATGTTAAATTTCCTGCTTGTACTGCTCTAATCATTCCCATATCCTCGCTAACAGGGATGAATGCACCACTCATACCGCCAACCGATGTACTAGCCATTAATCCGGCTTTTTTCACAGAATCATTTAGCATCGCCAGAGCCGCAGTGGTTCCGGGCGCACCAACATCTTCAACTCCCATTGCTTTTAATATATCAGCAATACTATCCCCTTCAGCCGGTGTTGGGGCAAGAGAAATATCCACTATTCCGAAAGGAATCCCATGCCTTTCTGCAACTTTTCGTCCAAGCAGTTCCCCGGCTCGCGTAATTTTAAATATCGTTTTTTTGATTGCTTCTGCTAAGTGTTGTAAATCGGCTTTACCGGCCTCTTTTATAGCATCGAGAACAACCCCAGGACCACTAATGCCCACATTGAGTACAATTTCCGGTTCTGAAATTCCATGAAACGCTCCAGCCACAAATGGATTATCTTCAACAGCATTTGCAAAGACAACTAATTTTGCACAACCAATTGAATCTTTTTCTTTTGTTTTTTCTGCGGTGAGCTTAATTGCGGATGCCATCAGGTTAATTGCGTCCATATTAATTCCGGCTTTTGTGGAAGCAATATTTACGCTAGAGCATACTCTCTTGGTTTCCGATAATGCGAAGGGAATAGATTCAATTAGTGCTCTTTCTCCAATTGTCATACCTTTTTGCACTAAAGCTGAATAACCAGCAATGTAATCTATGCCAATCTCATCGGCGGCTTTATCAAGAATTTTTGCAATCTCTACAAATTCTTCAACACCATATGCATCAAAGGGAATTGAAATTGGGGTAACAGAAACTCTTTTATTTGCTATTGCAATTCCGTATCGGGATTCCATTTCTTTGGCATACACCACATGATTTTTAGCGTGTTTTAATATCTTATCATAAACCTTCTGCTTTGCTACATTGATGTTACGGTCAAAACAATCTCGTAAACTAATACCCATAGTTACAGTTCTTATATCGAAGTGTTCTATTTCGGTCATCCGTATTGTTTCAAGTATCTCTTCAAAGTTGTATTGCATTCTTCCTCATAAGTGGTAAAAAGTGAAAACCATATATTTAGGTTTAATTTTATTTTTGATATTTAATATTAGATTCTATGCATGTAACGGAAAACATCTTCGTGTTGTAAATATATTTTTATTTTCAAGTCTTGAGCTACAATGTTCAAAGATTCTTGAACTTCTTTTAAATCTTTATTTGAGCCAGTTATATCAATTATCATAATCATTGTGAAGAAATCTCCCATAATTTTTTGGCTAAGATCTTGAATATCACAATTGTATTCACTTAAAGCTTTAGTAACAGCGGCTACCACTCCCGGTTTGTTTAGCCCGAATGAAGTTAAAATTACTCTGCCAGATGTAGTTCCCTGTTCATAAAATTTAATATTTTCCCCAGCCATTGATTCAATTTTTTTTCTAACTGCTTCTTTTACCTCTGCCGGGTTTGTATTACTGCCCAGTTGACTGATTGTTTCAAACGTAATTTTTCTTATTTCATCTTCGCTTATTTTCAAGGTTTTAGACCCTTATATTCTTTCTGTAGATAAGTTAAAGTTTTGTTACTGATATTAATATTTTTTTGGACGGCTTCCTCTTCCGCCGCTTGAACAGATCCCCGATAAAACCGGAGAAATAGTAATTCGCCGGTTACTATTCCGTCAAAGACTCTTTTTTCAGCAAACGAATTGATAGTTAAATATCCACTTGCCGCATTCCAAGAAAGTGAAAGCAAGCCTTGCAGAAAATTGCCCGTATAAATTAAACCTGAACCGGGCAAAATATAAGAAATTACCTTAGCAAAAGTAACCGAAACTTTTGAACGATTTGTTCGCTCGGATAATAGTTTAAGTTCATGGTAAGGGTTTATTTTATCAAAATTTAATGCGGCATTTTTCCAGTCATCTTCAAAAATATAAACCCAGCCTCGCCAATAGTTAATTTCATTTTTCCTAAACCTATATTTCTCATTACTTTCAATTTCACTCAATATTGCAAATGCTTGAGATGCTGTTTTTCTTAAAATGTTTACTCTCACTAAATTTATTTTAGTTAAAAATAATTTTTCATCGTCAACTGTTTCCTTTTCAGCGAGTCGATAATATTTTATAGCTTCTTCAAAATGGGCTCCAGCTTTGTAACATTCTGCGATTCTTTCAAAAATTTCATAATTCCTAGTCTTTGCTGCATCAAAGAAGAGATAACGTTTATACTCGGTAATAGCCTCAAAATATTTTGATTCAGAGAAAAGTTTTTCGGCTCTGTCAAATTGATCTTCTATTTCATTCTGTGGTTTAACCATGAATATTGGCAACAAAAGGAGAATCAAAACTATATTGCATTTATTAATCATTTCAGCTCCGAAAAACCAATCTTTGGCAAAAAGTAATTATTCTGCTCAAAAAAGGATTTGATTTCAGAATCGAGGTTAAACCTAATTTGAGCGTTATAAATTGAGGCAGATGCGGCGGAGCCATAAATATTACCCGCATAAAATAATGAAGTCAACCCAGTAAATAGCCAACCTCTAAATTCGTGTTTTGCTTTAAAATTACTTACCGCTAAATAAGTTAATAATGCTGTAGTTATCAAAGTTGTAACACCATCAGAAACCTCACCGGTATAAATTTTACCTGCACCGGGAATAAATGCAGAATAGAGTGCCGCAGAGGTTTTGCTTTTCAATTTCGGGTTCTTCGCTCTCATGTAAAAATTAGAAAGGGTTGAGTGAACCGATTCCGGGAATGGCTCAAATAATTGCGTAGTGTCAGCATTCACAAAATTATTGGAATATATTTGAGATAAACTTGCGATAGTGTTTATCTCATTTCTAAATTTATTTGAGTGGTAAAGTTGGGTTTGGTTGTCATCAATTATTTGTGAATACTTCTGCATAAAAAAAAGTGTTTTGAAGTAAAATAGTTTGGAGTTATCCTCTAAAGTTCTACTAAAAAATAGTGATTTAAAGTTTACCGCTGATTCTTCAAATCTGCCAATTCTATATAACGATTCAGCTATTTTAAATCTTATTGTATCATTATCGTTTTTTTTCAATACCTCTGTAAATTCATCAATCGCACGAAGGTAATCTTTATCTGCGAAAAGAGATTCGCCGAATTTTAGCCGATTCTCTGTAGAAAAAATCTGCTGAGCATTGGATTGTGAAAAACACAACAATCCTATGATTAGAAATGATAGCATTAACCCACTTTTTAGTAACAATTTAATTTCCGAATGGTGTGATTTTTATATTACGCAAATTTAAGGCATAATTGTGTGAAGGGTCAAAATATTTTCCTTTGGGTATTCTAAAGTACCTTTCCACTTTTTTGAATGGATTTAAATCTCGCGTAAACCTATCGGCAAACATTAATGAACCTGTAAAAATATTGCTTTGACCCACGCTCTCAATAAAGAAATGGGAACAGCTTGGGTAAAATGGACAATTATCCCCATCGAGATCGGAAATTGTATATTGATAGATACTTCTTAAACCCGATAAAATTTTAATCCCCAAAGATTTTTGGGAAGATTTGTCTGACTCTGTTTGTTCATCAATTTGGGAACTACTTTTTATTGCGTAATTAATTTCCTTCGCTTCCCATTTTTTCCAATCGGTTTGAGAATACAATTGATAAAAAGAGAACATCACTAAACAAAAAATCATCAATCTTTTAATAATTCCCTCGCGATCACAATTCTTTGGATTTCCGAAGTACCTTCATAAATTTCTGTGATTTTGGAATCACGCAAATACCTTTCAACAAGATATTCGCGCACGTAACCATAGCCGCCATGAATTTGAATGGCGTCGAGCGCGCATTCAACCGAAATTTTGGAGGCATAGACTTTTGCCATAGCTGCTTCTTTTATATATGGTCTTCCTGCATCCTTTAGCGCTGCAGCCTGAAGTGTTAATAATTTTGCGGCTTCAATTTTGGTAGACATATCTGCCAATTTAAACTGTATTGCCTGATGATTGGCAATTTCAGTTCCAAAAGCTTTTCGGCTTTTTGCATATTTTACTGAAGCATCCAGAGCGCCTTCAGCAATACCCACAGCTTGTGATGCAATTCCAATTCTACCGCCATTCAAAGTTTGCATCGCAAATTTAAACCCCTTGCCAATTTCCCAAACTATATTTTCTTCGGGTACTTTACAGTTTTCAAACATTAAAGAGGAAGTATCACTGCTTCGAATTCCAAGTTTATCCTCCTTTGCCCCATGTGTAAATCCTTCGGTTCCTTTTTCAACTAAAAAAGTAGTAATACCATTATGCCCCTTTTCTTTATCGGACTGAGCAAAAACGAGGTAATAATCGGCATTGATACCGTTTGTGATCCAGTTTTTAATTCCATTGATAACCCACTTCCCATCTTCCAGATAGGCAGTCGTGTGCTGCTTAGTAGCGTCACTTCCCGCCTCCGGTTCTGATAAGGCAAAAGCCCCTAATTTACTTCCGTCGGCTAGCGGTACCAGATATTTTTGTTTTATAAATTCAGAACCATATTTATCTAAGCCGTAACAAACCAGTGAATTGTTTACAGACATAATAACACCAATACTGGCATCTACTTTAGAAATTTCAATCATAGCCAGCACATAGCTTACAGTATCGAGTCCGGCGCCTCCATATTCGGTAGGCACCATCATTCCCATAAAACCAAGCTCACCAACCTTTTTGATAATTTCAGTAGGGAATATGGAATTTTTATCTCTTTCGATAGACGTTGGCGCAATTTCATTTTCGGCAAATTCCTTTGCCATATTTTGAATCATCAATTGATCATTGGTGATTTCAAAGTTCATGTACACCTCACTTTTGGTGGTGCGATAATAACTAAACTTACTAAAGCATTATTTAATATCAAAAGAGATTTTGAGTCATTTTTAGATATCATGAATGACATAATCAACTTAAATAATTTTGTTAAATTTGAGCCGACAAATTACAAAGTAAGCGGATAGGAATTGTATGAAAAAATTGATATTTGCATTATTAGTTGCAGTAAGCGTAATCTCTAATTTACATGCGCAAATATTTGTGAATCAGGCCGGCTACCTTCCCGAGAAAAATAAAGTTGCTTATTTCGACTACCCAGCAGATAGTTTTTATGTGATTAGCAAACTTACTGGCTCAGTAATATTTAAAAGTGAGGTTAAACCAAATAGAATTGGTGATCCAGCAACCGGGAAAAATATTTATGCCGGAGATTTTTCATCATTAAAAACCAATGGTGAGTTTTATGTAAAAGATTCCAAGGGAAATAAATCATACAATTTTAAAATTTCCCCCTTCGTTTTTGAAGAAACTCTTAACAAATCGTTAAAAGGATTTTACTATCAAAGATGCGGGGTAGAACTTCACGAAAAATACGCCGGTGATTTTAAACATTCTGAATGTCATTTAGAAGATGGTGAATTACATCCTCAAGCAGGCGCAAAAGAGAAAATTGATGTTACCGGCGGCTGGCACGATGCCGGCGATTATGGAAAATATGTTGTAAATGCGGGAATTACTGTAGGAACTTTATTAATGGCTTATGAAATGTTCCCCGAAAAATTCTCAGCTGATGATTTGAACATTCCCGAAAGCGGAAACAAGATGCCCGATATTCTTGACGAAATTAGATTTGAGCTTGATTGGTTATTTAAAATGCAAAGAATGGATGGAGCAGTATATTTCAAAGTTACTCATGAAAATTTTGAATCTTTTATTATGCCTGAGTTTGATAAAGGTACACGATTAATTCTTCCGGTTTCGAGTACCGCTACAGCAGATTTCGCTTCGGTGATGGCTCGCGCTTATCGGGTGTTCTCAAAATTCGACAAATCATTCGCTAGTAAGTGTTTGACTTCTGCCGAAAAAGCATGGAAATATTTATCGGATAATCATGAGATATTCCCTAAGAATGGATTTAAAAATCCACAAGGTACACGCACAGGTGAATATGGGGATGGGAATGATTCGGATGAACGGCTATGGGCAGCAACTGAATTATTTTTAGCAACCGGAAATTCAGTATATCATAATTATTTTTTGGATAACTATAACAAACCTAACAGTAACTTCTCAACAATGTCGTGGCCAAATGTAAAACCATTAGCTTATCTAACTTACATTTTTGGGGATGAAACATTAGTAAATAAATCTGTGCAGAGTGAATTAAAAAAATCTTTGATTAATTATAGTAATATTTTGGTTGAGCGCTCACGCAATGATGGTTTTAATGTCAGCATTCTCCCGGATGAATATGTCTGGGGTAGCACTGGTGTTGTTTTAAATACTTCAGTGTTATTGATTTGCGCACATGAGTTAACAAAGAATAGTGATTATTATAATACCGCGCTCCATCAATTTAATTATATACTTGGTACAAATGTACATAACATATCATTTCTAACCGGTATAGGCGCAAACCCAGTGATGAATATTCATCATAGGCCAAGTGGTGCCGATAATATTGTTGATCCAGTTCCGGGTTTGTTGAGCGGCGGTCCTGAAAAGGGCTTGAGTGATCAAATTTTGAAGGATGCTTTTACTTACGAAACTCCAAACGCGTTAAAATTTGTTGATCATCAAGGAAGTTATGCCTCAAATGAAATTGCGATTAATTGGAATGCGCCACTCGTTTTTGTCGCCGGATATTTTAATAAGTAATATTAATAGATCGTTCACAATTTTGGCAAATATAACATATTGAAAGAATTTGATAATGTCTGAGAATAGCAAAAAAGTAGAGCTAAAAGGGATGACTCTTGGTGAACTGAGAAATTATTTCGAATCTATTGGTGAATCAAAATT
Coding sequences:
- a CDS encoding TPM domain-containing protein; translated protein: MKKFFILFFVATIQFAQVEIPTLKQYANDFTGTLNSGEISNINSSLKTFDDSTSNQVVFLMISSLNDYSLEMFTYETAVKNNIGSKANNNGVLFFVAKNDRKMRIEVGYGLEGALPDALANSILRNEVRPHFRENNYYAGIAAGLNAIILATQGEYKIKKKSKEEDGGFPGVFIFILIFIILSLFGKGKGGGGGLGNVLPWLILSSMTGSRGGGRSSWGGGFGGGGGFGGGFSGGGGSFGGGGSSGSW
- a CDS encoding LemA family protein, translated to MKKGLLIGLGIFGVVVVIAIIIISWGVGIYNNLVGLNENVNKSWSQVENVYQRRADLIPNLVATVKGVADFEKETFTAVTEARAKVGQIKLSADQLSDPQAFQKFQQAQDGLSSALSRLLVVSENYPQLKANENFLQLQQQLEGTENRITVERMKFNESVQQYNTVIKKFPAVIIANFSGFNEKQYFKAQEGSDTAPKVQF
- a CDS encoding PFL family protein; this translates as MQYNFEEILETIRMTEIEHFDIRTVTMGISLRDCFDRNINVAKQKVYDKILKHAKNHVVYAKEMESRYGIAIANKRVSVTPISIPFDAYGVEEFVEIAKILDKAADEIGIDYIAGYSALVQKGMTIGERALIESIPFALSETKRVCSSVNIASTKAGINMDAINLMASAIKLTAEKTKEKDSIGCAKLVVFANAVEDNPFVAGAFHGISEPEIVLNVGISGPGVVLDAIKEAGKADLQHLAEAIKKTIFKITRAGELLGRKVAERHGIPFGIVDISLAPTPAEGDSIADILKAMGVEDVGAPGTTAALAMLNDSVKKAGLMASTSVGGMSGAFIPVSEDMGMIRAVQAGNLTLEKLEAMTAVCSVGLDMIAVPGDTPDSTIAGIIADEAAIGIINDKTTAVRIIPAYGKKVGDFVDYGGLLGKAPIMEIRSLSSANFVGRGGKIPAPMRSLTN
- a CDS encoding ACT domain-containing protein, with the translated sequence MKISEDEIRKITFETISQLGSNTNPAEVKEAVRKKIESMAGENIKFYEQGTTSGRVILTSFGLNKPGVVAAVTKALSEYNCDIQDLSQKIMGDFFTMIMIIDITGSNKDLKEVQESLNIVAQDLKIKIYLQHEDVFRYMHRI
- the yidD gene encoding membrane protein insertion efficiency factor YidD gives rise to the protein MIFCLVMFSFYQLYSQTDWKKWEAKEINYAIKSSSQIDEQTESDKSSQKSLGIKILSGLRSIYQYTISDLDGDNCPFYPSCSHFFIESVGQSNIFTGSLMFADRFTRDLNPFKKVERYFRIPKGKYFDPSHNYALNLRNIKITPFGN
- a CDS encoding acyl-CoA dehydrogenase, giving the protein MNFEITNDQLMIQNMAKEFAENEIAPTSIERDKNSIFPTEIIKKVGELGFMGMMVPTEYGGAGLDTVSYVLAMIEISKVDASIGVIMSVNNSLVCYGLDKYGSEFIKQKYLVPLADGSKLGAFALSEPEAGSDATKQHTTAYLEDGKWVINGIKNWITNGINADYYLVFAQSDKEKGHNGITTFLVEKGTEGFTHGAKEDKLGIRSSDTSSLMFENCKVPEENIVWEIGKGFKFAMQTLNGGRIGIASQAVGIAEGALDASVKYAKSRKAFGTEIANHQAIQFKLADMSTKIEAAKLLTLQAAALKDAGRPYIKEAAMAKVYASKISVECALDAIQIHGGYGYVREYLVERYLRDSKITEIYEGTSEIQRIVIARELLKD
- a CDS encoding glycoside hydrolase family 9 protein, which codes for MKKLIFALLVAVSVISNLHAQIFVNQAGYLPEKNKVAYFDYPADSFYVISKLTGSVIFKSEVKPNRIGDPATGKNIYAGDFSSLKTNGEFYVKDSKGNKSYNFKISPFVFEETLNKSLKGFYYQRCGVELHEKYAGDFKHSECHLEDGELHPQAGAKEKIDVTGGWHDAGDYGKYVVNAGITVGTLLMAYEMFPEKFSADDLNIPESGNKMPDILDEIRFELDWLFKMQRMDGAVYFKVTHENFESFIMPEFDKGTRLILPVSSTATADFASVMARAYRVFSKFDKSFASKCLTSAEKAWKYLSDNHEIFPKNGFKNPQGTRTGEYGDGNDSDERLWAATELFLATGNSVYHNYFLDNYNKPNSNFSTMSWPNVKPLAYLTYIFGDETLVNKSVQSELKKSLINYSNILVERSRNDGFNVSILPDEYVWGSTGVVLNTSVLLICAHELTKNSDYYNTALHQFNYILGTNVHNISFLTGIGANPVMNIHHRPSGADNIVDPVPGLLSGGPEKGLSDQILKDAFTYETPNALKFVDHQGSYASNEIAINWNAPLVFVAGYFNK